DNA from Kitasatospora acidiphila:
ACACCGGCTACCGGCACGGGCCCCGGGGAATCGACCGGCAGTCACGCGCGTTGACCAGACGGCAACGCCCCGTCCCGCTCACGAAGGAGCCCTCTCGATGTCCGGCAGCGTCACGATGTACAGCACCACCTGGTGCGGCTACTGCACCCGTCTCAAGGGCCAGCTGACCCGCGAGGGCATCGGCTACGACGAGATCAACATCGAGCAGGACCCGGCCTCCGCCCA
Protein-coding regions in this window:
- a CDS encoding mycoredoxin yields the protein MSGSVTMYSTTWCGYCTRLKGQLTREGIGYDEINIEQDPASAQYVESVNDGNQVVPTVVVVGATGEKSVMTNPSLAQVKKALAA